One part of the Lapillicoccus jejuensis genome encodes these proteins:
- a CDS encoding ABC transporter ATP-binding protein, translating to MTGQVVVATHGLTKRYGGVTAVDAVDLQVHAGDVYGFLGANGSGKTTTVRCLLGLVLATSGSIELLGRPMPASAASVLPRVGALVEGPAAYGHLSGRRNLVLHDASGRGERGPAGGGRRDRTARAQEVLELVGLGAVGKRPVRAYSLGMRQRLGLAAALLRRPDLLVLDEPTNGLDPQGIREIRGLLLALHAQGTTIFLSSHLLAEVEQVCTRIGLLDRGRLVLQEPLATLRAPTGRTVVVTPDPDLALTALDGQVEGRDGERLLVRVPDPAALNARLVEAGVRVAELGPERRTLEEVVEERTHARAGDEVPT from the coding sequence GTGACCGGCCAGGTCGTCGTCGCCACCCACGGCCTCACCAAGCGGTACGGCGGCGTCACCGCGGTCGACGCGGTCGACCTGCAGGTGCACGCCGGCGACGTCTACGGCTTCCTCGGCGCGAACGGCTCGGGCAAGACCACGACCGTCCGGTGCCTGCTCGGTCTCGTCCTCGCCACCTCGGGGTCGATCGAGCTGCTCGGTCGACCCATGCCGGCCTCGGCAGCCTCCGTGCTGCCCCGGGTCGGCGCCCTCGTCGAGGGGCCCGCGGCCTACGGTCACCTCTCCGGCCGCCGCAACCTCGTGCTGCACGACGCCAGCGGTCGCGGCGAGCGCGGACCCGCCGGGGGCGGGCGCCGCGACCGCACCGCCCGGGCCCAGGAGGTGCTCGAGCTCGTCGGGCTGGGGGCGGTCGGCAAGCGCCCGGTCCGCGCCTACTCGCTGGGGATGCGCCAGCGGCTCGGGCTCGCGGCGGCGCTGCTGCGCCGCCCGGATCTGCTCGTCCTCGACGAGCCGACCAACGGGCTGGACCCGCAGGGGATCCGCGAGATCCGCGGGCTGCTGCTCGCCCTGCACGCGCAGGGCACGACGATCTTCCTCTCCAGCCACCTGCTCGCCGAGGTGGAGCAGGTGTGCACCCGGATCGGTCTGCTCGACCGGGGCCGGCTCGTCCTGCAGGAACCGTTGGCCACGCTGCGGGCGCCCACCGGCCGCACCGTGGTCGTCACGCCCGACCCCGACCTCGCGCTGACCGCGCTCGACGGGCAGGTCGAGGGCCGTGACGGCGAGCGGCTGCTCGTGCGCGTCCCCGACCCGGCCGCACTCAACGCCCGGCTCGTCGAGGCCGGGGTCCGCGTGGCCGAGCTCGGTCCCGAGCGCCGCACCCTCGAGGAGGTCGTCGAGGAGCGCACGCACGCCCGGGCGGGCGACGAGGTGCCGACGTGA
- a CDS encoding transcriptional regulator, whose protein sequence is MNRRGRWTVVLLVVAVLVSLPSVVGAWPVGASDRRDAAALLARVRAAADHPYSGYAESTGSLALPTGGQLSDVASLLGGRTQQRVWWRGPTDWRADTLSPTGELSSRTSAGGTQVFDFEDTDVARSAPDVPGAVRLPRATDTLPPALAARLLSGATAGQVLSLPARRVAGRVADGLRLTPDEPLSSIAHVDVWADRESGVPLTVEVSSRTSATPALSTTFLDFSPGTPDEQVVAFTPPPGARVFTRRRLDLARAVGRDGDASSLPATLLGLPRATAVDGLPGVAQYGRGVTRLAVGELPGEVAGSLRAQLRAAAGVTAVPEGLEVAVGPVGLLVTDPAVTGRSWLLAGTLTPAGLAQAAAALPRAAS, encoded by the coding sequence ATGAACCGCCGCGGGCGCTGGACCGTCGTCCTGCTCGTGGTGGCCGTCCTCGTCAGCCTGCCGTCGGTCGTCGGCGCCTGGCCCGTGGGCGCCTCCGACCGGCGCGACGCGGCGGCGCTGCTCGCCCGGGTCCGCGCGGCGGCCGACCACCCGTACTCCGGCTACGCCGAGAGCACCGGCAGCCTGGCCCTGCCGACCGGTGGGCAGCTCTCGGACGTCGCGTCGCTCCTCGGTGGCCGCACCCAGCAGCGGGTGTGGTGGCGCGGCCCGACGGACTGGCGCGCCGACACGCTCAGCCCGACCGGCGAGCTGAGCAGTCGCACCTCCGCCGGCGGCACCCAGGTCTTCGACTTCGAGGACACCGACGTCGCCCGCAGTGCCCCGGACGTGCCCGGCGCCGTCCGCCTCCCCCGGGCCACGGACACCCTGCCCCCGGCGCTCGCGGCCCGGCTGCTGAGCGGGGCGACGGCGGGACAGGTCTTGTCGCTGCCCGCCCGAAGGGTGGCCGGCCGCGTCGCCGACGGGCTGCGGCTCACTCCGGACGAACCGCTCTCGAGCATCGCCCACGTCGACGTGTGGGCCGACCGGGAGTCGGGCGTCCCACTGACCGTCGAGGTGTCCTCGCGCACGAGCGCCACCCCGGCCCTGTCGACCACGTTCCTCGACTTCAGCCCCGGCACCCCGGACGAGCAGGTGGTCGCCTTCACGCCGCCCCCGGGCGCGCGGGTCTTCACCCGGCGCCGCCTCGACCTCGCGCGGGCCGTCGGCCGGGACGGGGACGCCTCCTCGTTGCCCGCCACCCTGCTCGGGCTGCCGCGCGCCACCGCGGTCGACGGCCTCCCGGGGGTGGCGCAGTACGGCCGCGGCGTCACCCGGCTCGCGGTCGGCGAGCTGCCGGGTGAGGTCGCCGGGTCGCTGCGGGCCCAGCTGCGCGCGGCCGCCGGCGTCACCGCCGTGCCCGAGGGCCTCGAGGTCGCCGTCGGGCCCGTCGGCCTGCTCGTCACCGACCCCGCGGTGACCGGGCGGAGCTGGCTGCTGGCCGGCACCCTCACCCCGGCCGGGCTCGCGCAGGCGGCCGCCGCGCTGCCCCGGGCGGCGTCGTGA
- a CDS encoding ABC transporter permease codes for MIPVELAKLFGRRRTWVALLLLNLLPTVVAGLLAWTRLAPRPGTGPAFLSAVVADGSLFAIAALAIVLPLFLPISVAVVAGEAVAGEAQAGTLRYLLVRPVGRTRLLVRKLVAVTAFVLTAVVSVAGVGFLVGRLLLGKGTLQGGMVSLSGSVLTPGDIAWRTVVAVLYVTVSMLGVAALGLFLSTLTDSPQTASLGAMAFLIGSSLLLTVDAARPLQPYLPTRYWLSFVDLYRDPVLWSNLERGVGLQAVYVVVFLAAAWANFATRDVTS; via the coding sequence GTGATCCCGGTCGAGCTCGCGAAGCTCTTCGGTCGACGCCGGACCTGGGTCGCCCTGCTGCTGCTCAACCTGCTGCCGACGGTCGTGGCCGGGCTGCTCGCCTGGACCCGCCTGGCGCCCCGCCCGGGCACCGGTCCGGCGTTCCTCTCGGCGGTCGTCGCCGACGGGTCGCTCTTCGCCATCGCCGCGCTGGCCATCGTCCTGCCGCTCTTCCTGCCCATCTCGGTGGCGGTCGTGGCCGGCGAGGCGGTCGCCGGCGAGGCCCAGGCCGGCACCCTGCGCTACCTGCTCGTGCGCCCGGTCGGGCGCACCCGGCTGCTCGTGCGCAAGCTCGTGGCGGTGACGGCCTTCGTCCTCACGGCCGTCGTCTCGGTGGCGGGCGTCGGGTTCCTCGTCGGTCGGCTGCTGCTCGGCAAGGGCACGCTCCAGGGCGGGATGGTCAGCCTGTCGGGCTCGGTCCTCACCCCCGGCGACATCGCGTGGCGCACCGTCGTGGCGGTCCTCTACGTCACCGTCTCGATGCTCGGCGTCGCCGCCCTCGGGCTGTTCCTCTCAACGCTCACCGACTCGCCGCAGACCGCGAGCCTCGGCGCGATGGCCTTCCTCATCGGCAGCTCGCTGCTGCTCACCGTCGACGCCGCGCGCCCGCTGCAGCCGTACCTCCCGACGCGCTACTGGCTCTCCTTCGTCGACCTCTACCGGGACCCCGTCCTGTGGAGCAACCTCGAGCGCGGGGTCGGCCTCCAGGCGGTGTACGTCGTCGTCTTCCTCGCCGCCGCCTGGGCCAACTTCGCCACCCGCGACGTCACGAGCTGA